The Puntigrus tetrazona isolate hp1 chromosome 3, ASM1883169v1, whole genome shotgun sequence genome contains a region encoding:
- the LOC122336178 gene encoding ferritin, middle subunit-like isoform X1, with amino-acid sequence METSQIRQNYDRDCEALINKMINLELYAEYTYTSMAHYFKRDDVALAGFAKFFKKNSEEEREHAEKFMELQNKRGGRIMLQDIKKPERDVWGNGLIAMQCALQLEKNVNQALLDLHKVASERGDPHLCDLLETHYLNEQVEAIKKLGDHITNLSKMDAGNNRMAEYLFDKHTLDS; translated from the exons ATTCGCCAGAACTACGACCGCGACTGCGAGGCTTTGATCAACAAGATGATCAACTTGGAGCTTTACGCTGAATACACCTACACCTCtatg GCTCACTACTTCAAACGGGATGATGTCGCTCTGGCTGGTTTTGCCAAGTTCTTCAAGAAGAACAGCGAGGAGGAGCGTGAGCATGCTGAGAAGTTCATGGAGCTCCAGAACAAGAGGGGAGGACGCATTATGCTTCAGGACATCAAg AAACCTGAGCGTGATGTTTGGGGCAATGGACTGATTGCTATGCAGTGTGCTCTTCAGCTGGAGAAGAACGTCAACCAGGCTCTGCTGGATCTGCACAAGGTCGCCTCTGAGAGGGGAGACCCTCAT ctgTGTGACCTCCTGGAGACTCACTACCTGAATGAGCAGGTTGAGGCCATCAAGAAACTTGGAGACCACATCACCAACCTTTCCAAGATGGATGCTGGAAACAACAGGATGGCCGAGTACCTGTTTGACAAGCACACCCTGGACAGCTAA